From the genome of Hymenobacter sp. PAMC 26628, one region includes:
- a CDS encoding outer membrane beta-barrel protein produces the protein MKPFLLVTLLLGLSAGPTRAQAPAPRLSGRVLEASGQPLPGATVRLLHLPDSAVAAATQTDPAGRYGFGEVTAGRYLVQATAVGQAGARSAAFALPPAGNQALTLPDLRLRPEAARLKEVTVLGEQRAVEATAGKLVYNLDQRVSAAGTSAYEVLQRTPGVSITQDDNLVLKGSPSVNVLVDGKLTYLSGAQLAALLKGMPAENLVRVEVLTAPGAQYDAAGSAGLLNLVTKKSSRPGYALNLSAGAGTGRYPQTTETAVGNVKTKRLNVFGNYGYHYKKSYLDRTSYRVLGDAPSRTTYDRASFDPSEDRGHSYRAGVDLALGPRQTQTLGAVYSGYANEWTRTGSGPTVVRDEGTGRAYTVQNQNLTREPGRNNAFNLNYKAALDTAGRVLTADADYAHYRFNSQGFIGNQRLAGGGLPEAPYQELAFGQPSITTIRSAKADVGWPVAGTRLSGGAKFAAVRADNDFRYDSLVRGGYVYAPALSNHFVYDEQVFAAYATAGRKLGRTTFDAGLRLENTHSEGNLLNRDQVNRRAYTNLFPTLTASRAFGLRHQVSLSLSRRINRPQYNDLNPARYFFDKFSYAEGNPFLQPETAWKGSVAYTYQNDYVLTLNAGRTRNPIAGAGRQNAQTGELVLTIENFVYRDDFDAQFVVPLKLAPWWTVQNVVDAQYVRLDYSRGASAFTPHRATLDVSSTHTLKLPGDVRLEVAAYYTSPSLAGINIFRTYGTVDAGLKKTFARQQLDVRLAGSDLFRTIHYWGYSLYEAVNTSYNHRGDTRRVNLNLTYHLGGELAAGRERRVEEADRVK, from the coding sequence ATGAAACCTTTCCTACTCGTAACGCTGCTGCTGGGGCTGAGCGCCGGCCCGACGCGGGCCCAAGCCCCTGCCCCCCGCCTCAGCGGCCGGGTGCTCGAAGCCAGCGGCCAGCCGCTGCCGGGGGCCACGGTGCGCCTGCTGCACCTGCCCGACTCGGCGGTGGCGGCCGCCACCCAAACCGACCCGGCAGGGCGCTACGGCTTCGGGGAGGTGACCGCCGGGCGCTACCTGGTGCAGGCCACGGCCGTGGGCCAGGCGGGGGCCCGCTCGGCGGCCTTTGCCCTGCCCCCGGCTGGTAATCAGGCGCTGACCCTGCCCGACTTGCGCCTGCGCCCCGAAGCTGCCCGGCTCAAGGAAGTGACCGTGCTCGGCGAGCAGCGGGCCGTGGAAGCCACGGCGGGCAAGCTCGTCTACAACCTCGACCAGCGGGTGTCGGCGGCCGGCACCTCGGCCTACGAGGTGCTCCAGCGCACGCCCGGCGTGAGCATTACCCAGGACGACAACCTCGTGCTCAAGGGCAGCCCGAGCGTGAACGTGCTGGTTGACGGCAAGCTGACCTACCTCTCGGGGGCCCAGCTGGCGGCGCTGCTCAAGGGCATGCCGGCCGAGAACCTGGTGCGGGTGGAAGTGCTGACCGCGCCCGGCGCGCAGTACGACGCGGCCGGCAGCGCGGGGCTGCTCAACCTCGTCACCAAGAAGAGCAGCCGCCCGGGCTACGCCCTCAACCTGAGCGCCGGGGCCGGCACCGGCCGCTACCCGCAGACCACGGAAACCGCCGTGGGTAACGTTAAAACCAAGCGGCTCAACGTGTTTGGCAACTACGGCTACCACTATAAGAAGTCGTACCTGGACCGCACCAGCTACCGCGTACTGGGCGACGCTCCGAGCCGCACCACCTACGACCGGGCCTCGTTTGACCCGTCGGAGGACCGCGGGCACAGCTACCGCGCCGGGGTGGACCTCGCCCTGGGGCCCCGCCAAACCCAGACCCTGGGGGCCGTATACAGCGGCTACGCCAACGAGTGGACCCGCACCGGCAGCGGCCCCACCGTGGTGCGCGACGAAGGCACCGGCCGGGCCTACACCGTGCAAAACCAGAACCTCACCCGCGAGCCGGGCCGCAACAACGCCTTCAACCTCAACTACAAAGCTGCCCTCGACACGGCGGGCCGGGTGCTGACCGCCGACGCCGACTACGCGCACTACCGCTTCAACTCGCAGGGGTTTATTGGCAACCAGCGGCTGGCCGGGGGCGGGCTGCCCGAGGCCCCCTACCAAGAGCTGGCTTTTGGGCAGCCCAGCATCACCACCATCCGCTCGGCGAAGGCCGACGTGGGGTGGCCCGTGGCCGGCACCCGGCTCAGCGGCGGGGCCAAGTTCGCGGCGGTGCGGGCCGACAACGACTTCCGCTACGACTCGCTGGTGCGCGGCGGCTACGTGTACGCGCCGGCCCTGAGCAACCACTTCGTGTACGACGAACAGGTGTTCGCGGCCTACGCCACGGCCGGCCGCAAGCTGGGCCGCACGACCTTCGACGCCGGGCTGCGGCTTGAAAACACGCATTCGGAGGGCAACCTGCTGAACCGCGACCAAGTGAACCGCCGCGCCTATACCAACCTGTTTCCGACGCTTACGGCCAGCCGGGCCTTCGGCTTGCGCCACCAGGTGAGCTTGTCGCTGAGCCGGCGCATCAACCGCCCGCAGTACAACGACCTGAACCCGGCCCGCTACTTTTTCGACAAGTTTTCCTACGCCGAAGGCAACCCCTTTTTGCAGCCCGAAACGGCCTGGAAGGGCTCCGTGGCCTACACCTACCAAAACGACTACGTGCTGACGCTCAACGCGGGCCGCACCCGCAACCCCATTGCCGGGGCAGGGCGGCAGAACGCGCAAACCGGCGAGCTGGTGCTGACCATCGAGAACTTCGTCTACCGCGACGATTTCGACGCCCAGTTCGTGGTGCCCCTGAAGCTGGCCCCGTGGTGGACGGTGCAAAACGTGGTGGACGCGCAGTACGTGCGCCTCGACTACAGCCGGGGGGCCAGCGCGTTCACCCCGCACCGGGCCACGCTGGACGTGTCGTCGACCCACACGCTGAAGCTGCCGGGCGATGTGCGGCTGGAAGTAGCGGCCTACTACACCTCGCCCTCGCTGGCCGGCATCAACATTTTCCGCACCTACGGCACCGTGGACGCCGGCCTGAAGAAGACGTTCGCCCGCCAGCAGCTCGACGTGCGCCTGGCCGGCTCCGACCTCTTCCGCACCATCCATTACTGGGGCTACTCCCTCTACGAGGCCGTCAACACCAGCTACAACCACCGCGGCGACACCCGCCGCGTGAACCTGAACCTGACCTACCACCTGGGCGGCGAGCTGGCCGCCGGCCGCGAGCGCCGGGTGGAGGAGGCCGACCGCGTGAAATAA
- a CDS encoding Fur family transcriptional regulator, whose amino-acid sequence MPTAARIDQLLTQHALRPTPVRRAVLGVMADTPFALSVGEIERQLAAGTDRVTLYRTLKSFEEQGLLHRVMDGTDTIRYAACSIECSAGAHFDNHVHFRCTVCQRIYCLYQVAVPAVVLPRSFEAHTREYLLGGVCGTCQSGD is encoded by the coding sequence ATGCCCACCGCCGCCCGCATCGACCAGCTGCTGACCCAACATGCGCTGCGCCCAACGCCCGTGCGCCGGGCCGTGCTCGGCGTGATGGCCGACACGCCGTTTGCCTTGTCGGTCGGCGAAATCGAGCGGCAGTTGGCCGCCGGCACCGACCGGGTGACGCTCTACCGCACCCTCAAATCGTTCGAGGAACAGGGCCTGCTGCACCGGGTGATGGACGGTACCGACACCATCCGCTACGCGGCCTGCTCGATTGAGTGCAGCGCCGGGGCCCACTTCGACAACCACGTGCACTTCCGGTGCACGGTGTGCCAGCGCATTTACTGCCTCTACCAGGTGGCGGTGCCGGCCGTGGTGCTGCCGAGGAGTTTTGAAGCCCACACCCGCGAGTACCTGCTGGGCGGCGTCTGCGGGACGTGCCAAAGCGGAGACTAA
- a CDS encoding outer membrane beta-barrel protein — MKFSAFLLGTALALPLAAAQTSPNKSYVGLNAGASFALGDFGKADYFNNQAGFAKTGLHVALDGAHFFGGGIVGLAGQVAFTDNGRLTAKDLTDQFGPGFTDGFGVAESTLRSDKRYRRLTAMVGPTFMFGGDKLKLEVRGLVGLVHSLGTPTVTVQLEDNDQTLLTQYSSTSTVFGYQAGLGLHYALTPALGVVLRGDYLGASDLSIDNANRTNNAGRLQTKQPVTALNTSLGLTFAFGK; from the coding sequence ATGAAATTCTCCGCTTTTCTACTGGGCACCGCGCTGGCTTTGCCGCTGGCCGCCGCCCAAACCAGCCCCAACAAAAGCTACGTGGGCCTGAACGCCGGGGCCTCGTTCGCCCTCGGCGACTTTGGCAAGGCCGACTACTTCAACAACCAAGCGGGCTTCGCCAAAACGGGCCTGCACGTGGCCCTCGACGGGGCCCATTTCTTCGGCGGCGGCATCGTGGGCCTGGCGGGCCAGGTCGCCTTCACCGACAACGGCCGCCTGACGGCCAAGGACCTGACCGACCAGTTTGGGCCGGGCTTCACCGACGGCTTCGGGGTAGCGGAGAGCACCTTGCGCAGCGACAAGCGCTACCGCCGCCTGACGGCGATGGTTGGACCCACGTTCATGTTCGGCGGCGACAAGCTCAAGCTCGAAGTGCGGGGCCTGGTGGGCCTGGTGCACAGCCTGGGCACGCCGACCGTCACGGTGCAGCTCGAAGACAACGACCAGACCTTGCTCACGCAGTACAGCTCGACGAGCACCGTCTTCGGCTACCAGGCCGGCCTGGGCCTGCACTACGCGCTGACCCCGGCCTTAGGGGTCGTGCTGCGCGGCGACTACCTCGGGGCCAGCGACCTGAGCATCGACAACGCCAACCGCACCAACAACGCCGGCCGCCTGCAAACCAAGCAGCCCGTAACGGCCCTCAACACGTCGCTGGGGCTGACGTTCGCCTTCGGCAAGTAG
- a CDS encoding TonB-dependent receptor — MVLLLTRGGRAALLGLAAAALLGAPRRAGAQSAPAAGPGCALTLAGRVADQRTGEALPGAVLRLDETGAAEAADPDGHYHFQGLCAGVYHVHASFVGYADAAFAVTLNGSVTKDIGLKTGAQQLREVRVIGEKETRPLVSQSQETLSGKALAETRGLSLGESLKGITGVYSIQTGPTISKPVIHGLYGNRVLILNNGVRQEGQQWASDHAPEIDPFTATRLSVVKGAAGIRYGADAIGGVVLVEPAALPDTAGVGGEVNLVGMSNSRLGAASGFVQGAVPADTAGRGGNRGLGLLHGLSYRVQGTLRRAGNARTANYYIQNTGLREQNYSLALAYRRGPVHTELFFSRFDTKLGIFTGSETGSITDVQAAIARDRPLTDDRFTYALGRPYQAVVHQLLKAKATVDLGPAGQRGRVEAVFARQTDARSEYGDQLPYNPALGDVPDLFLSLTTHTLDLAYVTPTNRGPWSATVGAAGSTQANVRQYEFLIPNFRNYGAGAYALGQHRGERLTLEAGLRYDYRWLRAFFLNNSTVTVETPTTVYQAVTGTAGGVLDLGHGLTLSANLGTAWRPPTVNELYAAGVHQSAASYEQGDPALTREQAYNGTASLHYAGARVEAEVGGYVNYIQNYIYLQPALRYIRTVRGAYPVFNYVQANVIFRGVDAHVTYRPVPALTATAGLSLLWAYNRTAGDYLIYAPPQRLQTSLRYALGAPAAADGPYLEVNNLLVARQTRAPLDGDYAPPPAGYALWGAAAGTTLHLGRQPLDVSVSASNLFNAEYRDYLNRFRYYTADLGRNVQLRLRLPFGFR, encoded by the coding sequence TTGGTACTACTTCTCACCCGGGGCGGCCGCGCCGCCCTGCTGGGGCTCGCGGCCGCGGCCCTGCTGGGCGCGCCGCGCCGCGCCGGGGCCCAAAGCGCCCCGGCGGCCGGCCCCGGCTGCGCCCTGACGCTGGCCGGCCGCGTGGCCGACCAGCGCACCGGCGAGGCCCTGCCCGGGGCCGTGCTGCGCCTCGACGAAACCGGTGCCGCCGAAGCCGCCGACCCCGACGGTCACTACCACTTCCAGGGCCTGTGCGCGGGGGTGTACCACGTGCACGCTTCGTTCGTGGGCTACGCCGACGCGGCGTTTGCCGTGACACTGAACGGCTCGGTGACGAAAGATATCGGCCTGAAAACCGGGGCCCAGCAGCTCCGGGAAGTGCGCGTTATCGGCGAAAAAGAAACCCGGCCGCTCGTGAGCCAAAGCCAGGAAACGCTGAGCGGCAAGGCCCTGGCCGAAACCCGGGGCCTGAGCCTGGGCGAGTCGCTGAAGGGCATCACCGGGGTGTACAGCATCCAGACGGGCCCCACCATTTCCAAGCCGGTCATCCACGGCTTGTACGGCAATCGGGTGCTGATCCTCAACAACGGGGTGCGCCAGGAAGGGCAGCAGTGGGCCAGCGACCACGCCCCGGAAATCGACCCTTTTACCGCCACCCGGCTCAGCGTCGTCAAGGGCGCGGCCGGCATCCGCTACGGGGCCGACGCCATCGGCGGCGTGGTGCTGGTGGAGCCCGCCGCCCTGCCCGACACGGCCGGGGTGGGCGGCGAAGTGAACCTGGTGGGCATGAGCAACAGCCGCCTCGGCGCGGCCTCGGGCTTCGTGCAGGGGGCCGTGCCGGCCGATACCGCGGGCAGGGGGGGCAACCGGGGCCTGGGGCTGCTGCACGGCCTGAGCTACCGGGTGCAGGGCACGCTGCGGCGGGCCGGCAACGCCCGCACGGCCAATTACTACATCCAGAACACCGGCTTGCGGGAGCAGAACTACTCGCTGGCCCTGGCCTACCGCCGGGGGCCGGTGCACACGGAGCTGTTTTTCAGCCGCTTCGACACCAAGCTGGGGATTTTTACGGGTTCGGAGACGGGCTCCATCACCGACGTGCAGGCCGCCATTGCCCGCGACCGGCCCCTGACCGACGACCGGTTCACCTACGCCCTCGGCCGGCCCTACCAGGCCGTGGTGCACCAGCTGCTCAAGGCCAAGGCGACCGTGGACCTGGGCCCCGCCGGGCAGCGCGGCCGGGTGGAGGCCGTGTTTGCCCGCCAGACCGACGCCCGCTCGGAGTACGGCGACCAGCTGCCCTACAACCCCGCGCTGGGCGACGTGCCCGACCTGTTCCTGAGCCTGACCACCCACACCCTGGATTTGGCCTACGTCACGCCCACGAATCGGGGGCCGTGGTCGGCCACGGTGGGCGCGGCGGGCAGCACGCAGGCCAACGTGCGGCAGTACGAGTTCCTGATTCCCAACTTCCGCAACTACGGGGCCGGGGCGTACGCGCTGGGCCAGCACCGCGGCGAGCGGCTGACGCTGGAAGCCGGCCTGCGCTACGACTACCGCTGGCTGCGGGCGTTTTTTCTGAATAACAGCACGGTGACGGTGGAAACGCCGACGACCGTCTACCAGGCCGTGACCGGCACGGCGGGCGGCGTGCTGGACCTGGGCCACGGCCTGACGCTGAGCGCCAACCTGGGCACGGCCTGGCGCCCACCCACCGTGAACGAGCTGTACGCGGCCGGCGTGCACCAGAGCGCGGCCTCCTACGAGCAGGGCGACCCGGCCCTGACCCGCGAGCAGGCCTACAACGGGACGGCCAGCCTGCACTACGCCGGGGCGCGGGTCGAGGCGGAGGTGGGCGGCTACGTGAATTACATCCAAAACTACATCTACCTGCAACCGGCGCTGCGGTATATCCGCACCGTGCGGGGGGCCTACCCGGTGTTCAACTACGTGCAGGCGAACGTGATTTTCCGGGGCGTGGACGCGCACGTGACGTACCGGCCCGTGCCGGCCCTGACGGCCACGGCCGGGCTGTCGCTGCTGTGGGCCTACAACCGAACGGCCGGCGACTACCTCATCTACGCCCCGCCGCAGCGGCTGCAAACCAGCCTGCGCTACGCGCTGGGGGCCCCGGCGGCGGCCGATGGGCCCTACCTGGAAGTCAACAACCTGCTGGTGGCCCGCCAGACCCGCGCCCCGCTCGACGGCGACTACGCCCCGCCGCCCGCCGGCTACGCGCTGTGGGGCGCGGCGGCCGGCACCACCCTGCACCTGGGCCGCCAGCCCCTGGACGTGAGCGTGTCGGCCAGCAACCTCTTCAACGCCGAGTACCGCGACTACCTCAACCGCTTCCGCTACTACACCGCCGACCTGGGGCGCAACGTGCAGCTGCGCCTGCGCCTGCCCTTCGGCTTCCGGTAG
- a CDS encoding alpha amylase C-terminal domain-containing protein, with amino-acid sequence MEPTAPLAAPIPQLPLVQQDSWLAPFEPVLRQRQARLAARLAEIEQYHGSLDAYATAHQQLGLHYDGRRRGFRYREWAPGAEALYLVGDFNGWDRQANPLQRLDYGVWEIFLPDKDYKNRLVHNSKYKVHVVSANGAQDRLPATARRVVQDDYTKDYAAQVWRPATAFAWTDQKFRVAGAVKEPFIYEAHVGMATEESRVGLYREFADNILPRIEADGYNCVQLMAVMEHPYYGSFGYHVANFFAPSSRFGTPEELKYLVNEAHRRGIAVLLDVVHSHAVKNQAEGLADFDGSGNLYFHKGERGNHPGWDSKLFDYGRPEVQQFLLSNLRYWLEEFHFDGFRFDGVTSMLYHHHGEGVAFVGYDQYFGPGADEDAILYLQLATTLVHEFKKGALLVAEDMSGLPGLCRPIAEGGIGFDYRLAMGIPDFWIKLLKHTPDEGWNLGDLWHVLTNRRQGEKTVAYAESHDQALVGDKTLAQWLFDDGIYYHMQVADPDPNAARALALHKIIRLVTLTAGGEAYLDFIGNEFGHPEWVDFPREGNGWSYQHARRQWSLADNPDLKFHFLGAFDKALIHLAKARHVLAAGPAQLLHHDEENKVLAFARGPLVVVVNLHVTESQPDYRFWVPKEGRYRVALSSDSSQFGGFDRPDEHYIYETYEQHLRLYLPTRVALVLALA; translated from the coding sequence ATGGAACCCACCGCCCCGCTCGCTGCTCCCATTCCCCAGCTGCCGCTCGTGCAGCAGGATTCCTGGCTCGCCCCCTTCGAGCCCGTGCTGCGCCAGCGCCAGGCCCGCTTGGCCGCCCGCCTGGCCGAAATTGAGCAGTACCACGGCTCGCTCGACGCCTACGCCACGGCCCACCAGCAGCTGGGCCTGCACTACGACGGCCGCCGCCGCGGCTTCCGCTACCGCGAGTGGGCCCCGGGGGCCGAGGCGCTGTACCTGGTGGGCGACTTCAACGGCTGGGACCGCCAGGCCAACCCGCTGCAACGGCTCGACTACGGGGTCTGGGAAATTTTCCTGCCCGACAAGGACTACAAGAACCGGCTGGTGCACAACAGCAAGTATAAAGTGCACGTCGTCAGCGCCAACGGGGCCCAGGACCGCCTGCCCGCCACCGCCCGCCGCGTGGTACAGGACGACTACACCAAGGACTACGCCGCCCAGGTGTGGCGCCCCGCCACGGCCTTCGCCTGGACGGACCAGAAGTTCCGGGTGGCGGGGGCCGTCAAGGAGCCGTTCATCTACGAGGCCCACGTGGGCATGGCCACCGAGGAGAGCCGCGTGGGCCTCTACCGCGAGTTTGCCGACAACATTTTGCCGCGCATCGAGGCCGATGGCTACAACTGCGTGCAGCTGATGGCCGTGATGGAGCACCCGTACTACGGCTCGTTCGGCTACCACGTGGCCAACTTTTTTGCGCCCAGCTCGCGCTTCGGCACGCCCGAGGAGCTGAAGTACTTGGTCAACGAAGCCCACCGCCGCGGCATCGCCGTGCTGCTCGACGTGGTGCACTCGCACGCCGTGAAAAACCAGGCCGAGGGCCTGGCCGACTTCGACGGCTCGGGCAACCTGTACTTCCACAAGGGCGAGCGGGGCAACCACCCGGGCTGGGATTCGAAGCTGTTCGACTACGGCCGGCCCGAGGTGCAGCAGTTCTTGCTCAGCAACTTGCGCTACTGGCTGGAGGAGTTTCACTTCGACGGCTTCCGGTTTGATGGCGTGACGAGCATGCTCTACCACCACCACGGCGAGGGCGTGGCCTTTGTGGGCTACGACCAATATTTTGGGCCCGGGGCCGACGAGGACGCCATCCTGTACCTGCAGCTGGCCACCACGCTGGTGCACGAGTTCAAGAAGGGGGCCCTGCTGGTGGCCGAGGACATGAGCGGCCTGCCCGGCCTGTGCCGCCCGATTGCGGAGGGCGGCATTGGCTTCGACTACCGCCTGGCCATGGGCATCCCCGATTTCTGGATCAAGCTGCTCAAGCACACCCCCGACGAGGGCTGGAACCTGGGCGACCTCTGGCACGTGCTCACCAACCGCCGCCAGGGCGAGAAAACGGTGGCCTACGCCGAAAGCCACGACCAGGCCCTGGTGGGCGACAAAACCCTGGCCCAGTGGCTGTTCGACGACGGTATTTATTACCACATGCAGGTGGCCGACCCCGACCCGAACGCGGCCCGGGCCCTGGCGCTGCACAAAATCATCCGCCTTGTAACGCTAACGGCCGGCGGCGAGGCCTACCTCGACTTCATCGGCAACGAGTTTGGGCACCCCGAATGGGTCGATTTCCCCCGCGAGGGCAACGGCTGGAGCTACCAGCACGCCCGCCGCCAGTGGAGCCTGGCCGACAACCCCGACCTGAAATTCCACTTCCTCGGCGCTTTCGACAAGGCCCTGATTCACCTGGCCAAGGCGCGGCACGTGCTGGCCGCCGGCCCCGCCCAGCTGCTGCACCACGACGAAGAAAACAAGGTGCTGGCCTTCGCCCGGGGCCCCCTGGTGGTCGTCGTCAACCTGCACGTCACCGAAAGCCAGCCCGACTACCGCTTCTGGGTGCCCAAGGAAGGCCGCTACCGCGTGGCGCTCTCCTCCGACAGCAGCCAGTTCGGCGGCTTCGACCGACCCGACGAGCACTACATCTACGAAACCTACGAGCAGCACCTGCGCCTGTACCTGCCCACCCGCGTGGCCCTGGTGCTGGCCCTGGCGTAG